The following are encoded together in the Prionailurus viverrinus isolate Anna chromosome B3, UM_Priviv_1.0, whole genome shotgun sequence genome:
- the NKX2-1 gene encoding homeobox protein Nkx-2.1 gives MWSGGSGKARGWEAAAGGRSSPSRLSRRRIMSMSPKHTTPFSVSDILSPLEESYKKVGMEGGGLGAPLAAYRQGQAAPPAAAMQQHAVGHHGAVTAAYHMTAAGVPQLSHSAVGGYCNGNLGNMSELPPYQDTMRNSASGPGWYGANPDPRFPAITRFMGPASGMNMSGMGGLGSLGDVSKNMAPLPSAPRRKRRVLFSQAQVYELERRFKQQKYLSAPEREHLASMIHLTPTQVKIWFQNHRYKMKRQAKDKAAQQQLQQDSGGGGGGAGCPQQQQAQQQSPRRVAVPVLVKDGKPCQAGAPAPGAGSLQGHAQQQAQQQAQAAQAAAAAISVGSGGPGLGAHPGHQPGSAGQSPDLAHHAASPAALQGQVSSLSHLNSSGSDYGTMSCSTLLYGRTW, from the exons ATGTGGTCCGGAGGCAGTGGGAAGGCGCGGGGCTGGGAGGCCGCGGCGGGAGGGAGGAGCAGCCCCAGCAGGCTCAG ccgCCGCCGAATCATGTCGATGAGTCCAAAGCACACGACTCCGTTCTCAGTGTCTGACATCTTGAGTCCCCTGGAGGAAAGCTACAAGAAAGTGGGCATGGAGGGCGGCGGCCTCGGGGCTCCGCTGGCGGCTTACAGGCAGGGCCAGGCGGCTCCGCCGGCCGCGGCCATGCAGCAGCACGCCGTGGGGCACCACGGCGCCGTCACCGCCGCCTACCACATGACGGCGGCAGGGGTGCCCCAGCTCTCGCACTCCGCCGTGGGGGGCTACTGCAACGGCAACCTGGGCAACATGAGTGAGCTGCCGCCGTACCAGGACACCATGCGGAACAGCGCCTCGGGCCCCGGATGGTACGGCGCCAACCCAGACCCGCGCTTCCCCGCCA TCACCCGCTTCATGGGCCCGGCGAGCGGCATGAACATGAGCGGCATGGGCGGCCTGGGCTCGCTGGGGGACGTGAGCAAGAACATGGCCCCGCTGCCAAGCGCACCACGCCGGAAGCGCCGGGTGCTCTTCTCCCAGGCTCAGGTGTACGAGCTGGAGCGACGCTTCAAGCAACAGAAGTACCTGTCGGCGCCCGAGCGGGAGCACCTGGCCAGCATGATCCACCTGACACCCACGCAGGTCAAGATCTGGTTCCAGAACCACCGCTACAAGATGAAGCGCCAAGCCAAGGACAAGGCGGCACAGCAGCAACTACAGCAGgacagcggcggcggcggcgggggcgccgGGTGCCCGCAGCAGCAGCAAGCGCAGCAGCAGTCGCCGCGCCGCGTGGCAGTGCCGGTCCTGGTGAAAGACGGCAAACCCTGCCAGGCAGGAGCCCCCGCGCCTGGTGCCGGCAGCCTTCAAGGCCACGCGCAACAGCAGGCGCAGCAGCAGGCGCAGGCTGCTCAGGCGGCCGCGGCGGCTATCTCAGTGGGCAGCGGTGGCCCTGGCCTGGGTGCACACCCGGGCCACCAGCCGGGCAGCGCAGGCCAGTCTCCGGACCTGGCACACCACGCCGCCAGCCCCGCGGCGCTTCAGGGCCAGGTCTCCAGCCTGTCCCACCTGAACTCCTCGGGCTCGGACTATGGCACCATGTCTTGCTCCACCTTGCTATATGGTCGGACCTGGTGA